One part of the Borrelia coriaceae genome encodes these proteins:
- a CDS encoding BTA121 domain-containing protein surface lipoprotein: protein MIRIKWCALLMIVLIALLLVIGCNQSSDIKSGGTVGKKGAHTMTSTGSQDNGDLKRKLNDLLLKFGLSDEEKQIVYKIQEVVTNPDIGKVEGYDTYDDLKFYKFLENVGGLKVKDIIKNYLIVDSRHANVASAFNQAIDNATEAPLKERLQSELDACWSSYVLRLKESFKGDNPNDVYNAITKNYVAQAISAIDAQLNEIRMIEAGGVPKGGSTGTGVFTDSGDFVGFRVFTDSGGAPKSVADIYLKLDDEEKGAIDKLKELVIDSSPSPNRKTYDMQEFDSLMSDLGVVKVREIARVYNQRLEEYKAIQTDISQIEDERCRDQLQIQFDDDKNFRDNYIRILFIKSDVADPSALPVSDSIYFSMREPFDKSVFADLRRNIDIMKAYRDKEKSLKDPDEKMALKYVTAQVEEDLLFDVYSFLGSLSDIRFKEIAEFNARILQEKGVAFVAINKIPDGVEDKEKFKTEFDGYIEDYHNGLKASSRHEHLSNFYEAMMGVRRERYAEKLSYLAHEAYKIARENEAVSKPGSTPSTP, encoded by the coding sequence ATGATAAGAATAAAATGGTGTGCTTTATTAATGATAGTATTAATAGCACTGTTATTAGTAATAGGTTGTAATCAGAGCAGTGATATAAAGAGCGGTGGTACTGTTGGAAAAAAAGGTGCCCATACAATGACAAGTACCGGTAGTCAGGATAATGGAGATTTAAAGAGAAAACTTAATGATCTTCTTTTAAAATTTGGGTTATCAGATGAAGAGAAGCAAATAGTTTATAAGATACAAGAAGTAGTAACTAATCCTGATATTGGCAAAGTTGAGGGTTACGATACATATGATGATCTTAAATTTTATAAGTTCTTAGAAAATGTAGGTGGACTTAAGGTTAAGGATATTATAAAAAATTATTTAATAGTCGATTCGCGTCATGCGAATGTTGCAAGTGCATTTAATCAAGCTATAGATAATGCCACTGAAGCTCCTTTAAAAGAGCGATTACAAAGTGAGCTTGATGCTTGCTGGTCTAGTTATGTATTGCGGTTAAAGGAGTCATTTAAAGGTGATAATCCTAATGATGTTTATAATGCAATTACTAAGAATTATGTTGCCCAAGCTATTAGTGCGATAGATGCTCAGTTAAATGAAATTAGAATGATAGAAGCTGGTGGTGTCCCTAAGGGTGGTTCTACAGGTACTGGAGTTTTTACAGATTCTGGGGATTTTGTAGGTTTTAGAGTTTTTACAGATTCTGGAGGTGCTCCTAAGAGTGTTGCAGATATATACTTAAAGCTTGATGATGAGGAAAAAGGGGCAATTGATAAACTTAAAGAGCTAGTAATTGATTCTAGTCCAAGTCCAAATCGTAAAACATATGATATGCAGGAATTTGATTCTTTAATGAGTGATTTGGGTGTCGTGAAAGTTAGGGAAATAGCAAGAGTTTATAATCAACGTTTAGAAGAGTACAAAGCAATACAGACAGATATTAGTCAAATTGAGGATGAGAGATGTAGGGATCAATTGCAAATACAGTTTGATGATGATAAAAATTTTAGAGATAATTATATAAGAATTCTTTTTATTAAATCTGATGTTGCTGATCCTTCTGCTCTTCCTGTCTCTGATAGTATTTATTTCTCAATGAGGGAGCCTTTTGATAAGTCTGTTTTTGCAGATTTAAGAAGGAATATTGACATCATGAAAGCTTATAGAGATAAGGAAAAATCTTTAAAAGACCCTGATGAGAAGATGGCATTAAAATATGTAACCGCTCAGGTTGAAGAAGATCTTTTGTTTGATGTGTATTCCTTTTTGGGGAGCTTAAGTGATATTCGGTTTAAAGAGATTGCAGAATTTAATGCTAGGATTCTTCAAGAAAAAGGCGTTGCTTTTGTAGCTATAAATAAGATCCCTGATGGTGTAGAGGACAAGGAAAAGTTTAAAACAGAGTTTGATGGTTATATTGAAGATTACCATAATGGTTTAAAAGCAAGCTCTAGGCATGAGCATCTTAGTAATTTTTATGAGGCAATGATGGGGGTTAGAAGAGAGAGATATGCTGAGAAATTGTCTTATCTTGCACACGAAGCTTATAAGATAGCTAGAGAAAATGAAGCAGTTTCTAAACCAGGTAGTACCCCAAGTACTCCCTAA
- a CDS encoding BTA121 domain-containing protein surface lipoprotein, with amino-acid sequence MIRIKRCSLLMIILALTNCNQGSNAKSGGTGGGKDDPVLTNVGDQDNKGDLKVKLKDLLIKFKLSDAERQIVHKIQEVVTNPDIGKAGGYKTYDDLKFYNLLKDLGALKVKEIIVECLKVDNHQESGKEEFNQAINNVPAPYLKERLQSDLGTYNYKYVLELKKYFSNDNANYVYDAIIKNYVAEATREIDDQLNRFVRIDYGHSGVLKHIENAVAIYLKLDDGESKVIGELRDLVTSPSQDYKTYTVKDFDSLISALGVVRVKEIVRAYNTYAEDYEIMKRDIEKLKDTKYKSEFEKRLESAKESLKLERRKFFTKFGADGIADLAALPDPNYVHAGMVRSVYDSALGNIRMDSYFMLIYERNLEDLIKDLTEDKREVLKEALRDIDTKAEKNTGFSIYPILGGLYTDDFEYVVKFQVRISQAIGAISKVLEESSDFPEKQDLKTEFDDTLKSYYDHLKESFNYGRGDSKFIRHMMDTKDYADSFDAIKKEVLDLSLKNGAGSKPGSSPSTTLK; translated from the coding sequence ATGATAAGAATAAAACGGTGCAGTTTGTTAATGATAATATTAGCATTAACAAACTGTAATCAAGGCAGTAATGCAAAAAGTGGTGGCACAGGTGGGGGAAAAGATGACCCTGTACTGACAAATGTAGGTGATCAGGATAATAAGGGAGATTTAAAGGTCAAACTTAAGGATCTTCTTATAAAATTTAAGTTATCAGATGCAGAGAGGCAAATAGTGCATAAGATACAAGAAGTAGTAACTAATCCTGATATTGGTAAGGCTGGGGGCTATAAGACATATGATGATCTTAAATTTTATAATTTATTAAAAGATTTAGGTGCTCTTAAGGTTAAGGAAATTATAGTAGAGTGTTTAAAAGTTGATAATCATCAAGAGAGTGGTAAAGAAGAGTTCAATCAAGCTATAAATAATGTTCCTGCACCTTATTTAAAAGAGCGATTACAAAGTGATCTTGGTACTTATAATTATAAGTATGTGTTGGAGTTAAAGAAGTACTTCAGTAATGATAATGCTAATTATGTTTATGATGCAATTATTAAGAATTATGTTGCCGAAGCTACTCGTGAGATAGATGATCAGTTAAATAGATTTGTAAGGATAGATTATGGGCATTCTGGAGTTTTGAAACATATTGAGAATGCAGTAGCTATATACTTAAAACTTGATGATGGGGAAAGCAAGGTAATTGGTGAACTTAGAGATCTAGTAACTTCTCCTAGTCAAGATTATAAAACATATACTGTTAAAGATTTTGATTCTTTAATAAGTGCTTTGGGTGTTGTGAGGGTTAAGGAAATAGTAAGAGCTTATAATACATATGCAGAAGACTACGAAATAATGAAGCGTGATATTGAGAAACTTAAGGATACCAAATACAAGTCTGAATTTGAAAAAAGGCTTGAGAGTGCTAAAGAAAGTTTAAAGCTTGAGAGAAGAAAGTTCTTTACTAAATTTGGTGCTGATGGTATTGCTGATCTTGCTGCTCTTCCTGATCCTAATTATGTGCATGCAGGAATGGTACGATCTGTTTATGATTCTGCTTTGGGGAATATTAGAATGGATAGCTATTTCATGTTGATTTATGAAAGGAATTTAGAAGATTTAATAAAAGATTTAACAGAAGATAAAAGGGAAGTATTAAAGGAAGCATTAAGAGATATAGACACTAAGGCTGAAAAAAATACTGGGTTTTCCATATATCCCATATTGGGAGGCTTGTATACTGATGATTTTGAATATGTTGTAAAATTTCAGGTTAGGATTAGTCAGGCAATAGGTGCTATTAGTAAAGTTTTAGAAGAGTCTTCCGATTTTCCTGAAAAACAAGATTTGAAAACAGAGTTTGATGATACTCTTAAAAGTTACTATGATCATTTAAAAGAGAGCTTTAATTATGGTAGGGGTGATTCTAAATTTATTCGTCACATGATGGATACTAAGGATTATGCTGACTCATTTGATGCTATTAAAAAAGAGGTTTTAGATCTTTCTTTAAAAAATGGAGCAGGTTCTAAACCAGGTAGTTCCCCAAGTACTACCCTTAAATAG
- a CDS encoding BTA121 domain-containing protein surface lipoprotein — protein sequence MRRVKPRSLLIVLVSLLLLISCAPGASEEPVGNEGKELIGQLKLLADEQAVIDSIKKILTNPNIGKSEGYKTYSDSAFDNLLSTLGTLKVKEIIRNYLKVDKRQNEVTSAFNQAINNATEASLKERLQKKLDAYISSYALKLKKCFSHDNANVVYDAITSGKYVDKAVSEAEALLDELKATGVTATGSAIDATGDVRNVYLQLDDEGRKVIDEIKNIVTNSSIALGKGYKTYTVSQFNDLLGTLGIDKVKQMISGELKRRKLKDNDYARVEGLIDTKVATLSLKEELKKRLKSVLDFINEKLKGYFSASKFIDIPEPDSDAIYQQVANDVYEPVFGSVEKAVQDIINFERIEKDLSPAQREALLYMQVLYIQTHDKSSEFKFKLLLGGLKALEVGEIMDIHVRFMETKKFISDTLDNSLDDKAKERISRLFNNYVEGYDPKLKIFLAGDDSKEIYKKFKKDGESYLMQLNGLKRTALTILTPARKAGSTPSSTTSVDFPATPSAAPSGSTPSSSTPVDFPATPSAAPPGNGAGST from the coding sequence ATGAGAAGAGTTAAACCTCGTAGTTTATTAATAGTATTAGTATCATTACTACTATTAATAAGTTGTGCTCCAGGCGCTTCAGAAGAACCTGTAGGAAATGAAGGCAAGGAGCTTATTGGTCAATTAAAGTTACTTGCTGATGAACAAGCTGTAATTGATAGTATAAAAAAAATATTAACTAATCCTAATATTGGTAAGTCTGAAGGTTATAAAACATATAGTGATTCTGCTTTTGATAATTTACTAAGCACTTTAGGAACTCTTAAGGTTAAGGAAATTATAAGGAATTATTTAAAAGTTGATAAACGTCAAAATGAGGTTACAAGTGCATTTAATCAAGCTATAAATAATGCCACTGAAGCTTCTTTAAAAGAGCGATTACAAAAAAAGCTTGATGCTTACATTTCTAGTTATGCATTGAAGTTAAAGAAGTGCTTCAGTCATGATAATGCTAATGTTGTTTATGATGCAATTACTAGTGGTAAGTATGTTGATAAGGCTGTTAGTGAGGCAGAAGCTTTGTTAGATGAGCTTAAAGCTACAGGTGTCACAGCTACTGGCAGTGCTATAGATGCTACTGGAGATGTTAGGAATGTATACTTGCAGCTTGATGATGAGGGTAGAAAGGTAATTGATGAGATTAAAAATATAGTAACTAATTCTTCTATTGCTTTGGGTAAAGGTTATAAGACATATACTGTTTCTCAGTTTAATGATTTACTAGGTACTTTAGGTATTGATAAGGTTAAACAAATGATATCAGGTGAGCTGAAACGCAGAAAACTTAAGGATAATGATTACGCGCGTGTTGAGGGCTTGATTGATACTAAGGTTGCTACTTTGAGTTTAAAAGAGGAATTGAAGAAAAGGCTTAAGAGTGTCTTGGACTTTATAAATGAGAAGTTAAAAGGGTATTTTAGTGCCTCTAAATTTATTGATATTCCTGAGCCTGATTCTGATGCTATATATCAGCAAGTTGCAAATGATGTATACGAACCTGTTTTTGGTAGTGTTGAAAAAGCAGTCCAAGATATTATAAATTTTGAACGTATAGAGAAAGATCTTTCACCGGCTCAAAGAGAAGCACTTCTTTATATGCAAGTTTTATATATACAAACTCATGATAAATCTTCTGAGTTTAAGTTTAAGCTTTTATTAGGTGGATTAAAAGCTCTTGAAGTTGGCGAGATTATGGATATTCATGTTAGGTTTATGGAAACAAAAAAATTTATTAGTGACACTTTAGATAATTCTCTTGATGATAAGGCAAAAGAACGTATTAGCAGGTTGTTTAATAATTATGTGGAGGGTTATGATCCTAAATTAAAAATATTTCTTGCTGGTGATGATTCTAAAGAGATTTATAAAAAATTCAAAAAAGATGGAGAGTCTTATCTTATGCAGCTTAATGGGCTTAAGAGAACTGCTTTAACAATTCTTACTCCAGCACGAAAAGCAGGCAGTACCCCAAGTAGTACTACCTCAGTTGATTTCCCGGCTACTCCCTCAGCTGCTCCTTCAGGCAGTACCCCAAGTAGTAGTACCCCAGTTGATTTCCCGGCTACTCCCTCAGCTGCTCCTCCAGGCAATGGCGCAGGTAGTACGTAG
- a CDS encoding BTA121 domain-containing protein surface lipoprotein, producing the protein MLVKYCSLLIVLILSLIMSCRFMNSLETDNPNNTEAKTGSRLGDLFNKFGLQDDEQAIINDIKGIVTDPDIGKAEGHYKVYTEAEFINLLETLGQVKVKKMLKKEIERRKIRNSERVKWEKKIDRFDSERFQSAMRAEVDKEYNDYRVDIKGSFTKINPSKPESVREGLLRGMPNGFPPPDEVYENMIGDDFHIVDFEEVGFSIDCLLSFEAIYRVLSLEQRSAIDGIHSVLTYSDIDFKQQLSVLGVKIIIEIADFCRNVKEARTRVADAIKRAEDHNVAGSVIEQFKNDFEDYKKEYNASLKKCFDKVSGYTMYTNFVQLKGSTDYVKKFDKLQADILSHVPSK; encoded by the coding sequence ATGTTAGTAAAATATTGCAGTTTATTAATTGTGTTAATATTATCATTGATAATGAGTTGTAGATTCATGAATTCATTAGAAACAGATAATCCAAATAATACAGAAGCTAAGACAGGCTCTAGACTTGGTGACCTTTTTAACAAGTTTGGGTTACAAGACGATGAGCAAGCTATAATTAATGATATTAAAGGGATAGTAACTGATCCTGATATTGGTAAGGCTGAGGGTCACTACAAGGTATATACTGAGGCTGAGTTTATTAATTTGTTAGAGACTTTGGGACAAGTTAAGGTTAAAAAAATGCTAAAAAAGGAAATAGAGCGTAGGAAAATTCGAAATAGTGAGCGTGTAAAATGGGAGAAGAAGATTGATCGTTTTGATAGTGAACGTTTTCAATCCGCAATGAGAGCAGAAGTTGATAAGGAATATAATGATTACAGGGTTGATATAAAGGGGTCATTCACCAAGATTAATCCTAGTAAGCCGGAGAGTGTTAGAGAGGGGCTCCTTAGAGGTATGCCTAATGGTTTTCCCCCTCCTGATGAAGTGTATGAAAACATGATAGGTGATGACTTCCATATTGTTGACTTTGAGGAAGTTGGTTTCTCAATTGACTGTCTTTTAAGTTTTGAGGCTATATACAGAGTACTGTCACTTGAGCAGCGCTCTGCTATTGATGGTATACATAGTGTGTTAACGTACTCTGATATAGATTTTAAGCAACAGCTAAGTGTTTTGGGTGTTAAGATTATTATAGAAATTGCAGATTTTTGTAGAAATGTTAAAGAAGCACGCACTCGTGTTGCAGATGCTATTAAGAGAGCTGAGGATCATAATGTTGCAGGATCTGTAATAGAGCAGTTTAAAAATGATTTTGAGGACTATAAAAAAGAATACAATGCAAGTTTAAAAAAATGTTTCGATAAGGTTAGTGGGTATACAATGTATACTAATTTTGTCCAATTAAAGGGTAGTACTGACTATGTTAAGAAGTTTGATAAGCTTCAAGCAGACATCTTAAGTCACGTTCCAAGTAAGTAG
- a CDS encoding BTA121 domain-containing protein surface lipoprotein, translating into MMRTKHFHLLLLLESLLFLVMSCDQSNSSNGGITQGASGVDFETGGRENIEVKINEILRKFGLSDDERGAIDEIKGILANPNIGKVEGYKTYSDLEFYNLLNTLGALKVKGVVKSYLKFNEAQRGVEKALNGVSNPYVKEQLQNKFNANKVIYVLNLKELFNKGVAGKIADENYVRQMTVQVTDKLTQLKAETEAEVKVKAEVEVEAEVEVEPQVKVEGEAEVEVEPQVKVEGEAEDGAEVKVKTEDVVSEKDVYLQLNDAEKKVIDGIRAIVTNPNIGVAEGYNTYTDLAFYDLLDTLGALKVKEMIESYLVNVQLREADYANVAIDIKSIKTESLRSALQVKLDEEYNFYKVNLKEFFSKSDPDSVYQHLVQADPLMLVFVRDCIREIQKFEELSGLLLPEEMVVLNDIQDNLIKCSELDFKILLSYLDVSKIKNIITSYLNVLKAIRNASEALKSVSDSTKKQDLQNQFIELNNHYIEYSKECFESMDPDVFYEQLTDIKYVKEFNSIRKTALDPRLANGMDSYVDSGEDGIESSTVDSDADSGEGGIEDDIEDSVEGSSLENAGESTEGTMNMVLNVVLNILPRVLQ; encoded by the coding sequence ATGATGCGAACAAAACATTTTCATTTATTGTTGTTATTAGAGTCATTGTTATTCTTAGTTATGAGTTGTGATCAGAGTAATTCATCAAATGGAGGTATTACACAAGGGGCATCAGGTGTTGACTTTGAGACTGGTGGTAGAGAAAACATAGAGGTTAAGATTAATGAGATTTTGCGTAAATTTGGATTGAGTGACGATGAGAGAGGTGCAATTGATGAGATCAAAGGGATATTGGCTAATCCTAATATTGGTAAGGTAGAAGGTTATAAAACGTATAGCGATCTTGAGTTTTATAATTTATTAAATACTCTAGGGGCTTTAAAGGTTAAAGGCGTTGTAAAGAGTTATTTAAAATTCAATGAGGCTCAAAGAGGTGTTGAGAAGGCTTTAAATGGTGTTAGTAACCCTTACGTAAAAGAGCAATTGCAGAATAAATTTAATGCTAATAAAGTTATTTATGTTTTAAATTTAAAGGAATTATTTAATAAGGGTGTTGCTGGTAAAATTGCTGATGAGAATTATGTTCGTCAGATGACGGTTCAAGTAACTGATAAATTAACTCAACTTAAAGCTGAAACAGAGGCTGAGGTTAAAGTTAAAGCTGAAGTAGAAGTTGAAGCTGAAGTAGAAGTTGAACCTCAAGTTAAAGTTGAAGGAGAAGCTGAAGTAGAAGTTGAACCTCAAGTTAAAGTTGAAGGAGAAGCTGAAGATGGAGCTGAGGTTAAAGTTAAAACGGAAGATGTTGTAAGTGAAAAAGATGTATATTTACAGCTCAATGATGCTGAGAAAAAGGTAATTGATGGGATTAGAGCTATAGTAACTAATCCTAATATTGGTGTTGCTGAAGGTTATAATACATATACTGATCTTGCTTTTTATGATTTATTAGATACCTTAGGTGCTCTTAAGGTTAAAGAAATGATAGAGTCTTATTTAGTAAATGTGCAGCTTCGTGAGGCAGATTACGCAAATGTTGCAATAGATATTAAAAGTATTAAGACTGAAAGCTTGAGGTCAGCATTGCAAGTAAAACTTGATGAGGAATATAATTTTTATAAGGTAAATTTAAAAGAGTTTTTCAGTAAGTCTGATCCTGATTCTGTGTATCAACACCTTGTACAAGCTGATCCGCTTATGTTGGTTTTTGTAAGAGATTGTATTAGAGAAATTCAAAAGTTCGAAGAATTATCTGGCTTGTTATTGCCTGAGGAAATGGTTGTACTTAATGATATACAAGATAATTTGATAAAATGTTCTGAGTTAGATTTTAAGATCTTGTTAAGTTACTTGGATGTTTCTAAGATTAAAAACATTATAACTTCGTATTTAAATGTGCTTAAAGCAATAAGAAATGCGAGTGAAGCTTTAAAGTCAGTTTCTGATTCTACTAAAAAACAAGATTTGCAAAATCAGTTTATAGAGCTTAATAATCATTATATTGAGTATTCAAAAGAGTGCTTTGAGAGTATGGATCCTGATGTGTTTTATGAGCAATTGACTGATATTAAGTATGTTAAAGAATTTAATAGCATTAGAAAAACTGCTTTAGATCCTAGGCTAGCAAATGGAATGGATAGTTATGTAGATAGTGGTGAAGATGGTATTGAATCTAGTACTGTAGATAGTGATGCAGATAGTGGTGAGGGTGGCATTGAAGATGATATAGAAGATAGTGTTGAAGGTAGTTCTTTAGAGAATGCGGGGGAGAGTACTGAGGGTACTATGAATATGGTACTGAATGTAGTGCTGAATATATTGCCAAGGGTACTGCAGTAG
- a CDS encoding BTA121 domain-containing protein surface lipoprotein, giving the protein MIGKYTNALNALLVLLLLMLMLPVISCDSKRDPHVGGRKPPGTSTLIRNRRREPVNGVVGFNVLKGGTTDVIHTETPNKRPKKAPIIEERISRLVHSLGLPDHDVSLIIYVLDVLTDDRDLMSIGAEVRDEISSLEQLESAKSNDLRGMIDTVRAVLVAKTEADGAINGVSQPELKKSFRDDLNRRELQFKRELKLQVGPLSWPEDFLAKLDLLKKSYMDDFASIKSQASNANRNIEDLDGTIGKVLRSIRDIVTKPNDGGPNLPVLSDVSFDIFWKRLNAHQLSEVVALCHEIESIILGMPVVVNQVNEKISLKELNGLFDRVRNELYPIGLKKLCSNFINFEYYKNELAESKAKFNGVLNIFKAVVSGETIYRELRDDDRRLIDDVRDFIVNVKYDVYDDPDKPFKFHYEYDFLLGFYGLEVMKKLRTDALREFFDVRKQAQIAVASVSDSEKRQKLEGRLKDLEPRAVSFMRKAVERGSTYFDSLENTNNMIANISNEDVVKEFLAIKTEAADKGY; this is encoded by the coding sequence ATGATAGGAAAATATACCAATGCATTAAATGCATTATTAGTATTATTATTGTTAATGTTGATGTTACCAGTAATAAGTTGCGATTCAAAACGGGATCCCCATGTTGGTGGTCGTAAACCACCTGGAACATCAACTCTCATTAGGAATAGGAGGAGGGAGCCAGTCAACGGTGTAGTTGGTTTTAATGTCCTTAAAGGAGGGACTACAGATGTAATTCATACAGAGACTCCAAATAAAAGGCCTAAAAAAGCTCCAATTATTGAAGAGAGAATTTCAAGATTAGTTCACAGCTTGGGCTTACCTGATCATGATGTGTCGCTCATTATATATGTATTGGATGTTTTAACAGATGATCGTGATTTAATGTCTATAGGTGCTGAGGTGCGTGACGAGATTTCCTCTTTGGAGCAACTTGAGAGTGCTAAGAGCAATGATTTGAGGGGCATGATAGATACTGTTAGGGCAGTTTTAGTAGCAAAAACAGAAGCTGATGGGGCTATTAATGGAGTTAGTCAACCTGAGTTAAAAAAGAGCTTCAGAGATGATCTTAATCGTAGAGAGCTCCAATTTAAAAGGGAATTGAAACTTCAAGTAGGTCCGCTTTCTTGGCCTGAGGATTTCCTTGCAAAGCTTGATTTGCTTAAAAAGAGTTATATGGATGATTTTGCTAGTATTAAAAGCCAAGCTAGTAATGCAAATAGGAACATAGAAGATCTTGATGGAACGATCGGTAAAGTACTTCGTTCGATTAGAGATATAGTAACTAAGCCTAATGATGGTGGGCCTAATCTGCCTGTGCTTAGTGATGTTAGTTTTGATATTTTTTGGAAAAGATTAAATGCTCATCAGCTTAGCGAAGTTGTTGCATTATGTCATGAGATTGAATCTATAATATTGGGAATGCCAGTAGTGGTTAACCAGGTTAATGAAAAGATTTCACTAAAGGAGCTTAATGGTTTATTTGATAGGGTGCGCAACGAGCTATATCCAATCGGTTTAAAAAAGCTATGCAGTAATTTCATTAATTTTGAGTACTATAAAAATGAGCTTGCAGAGTCTAAAGCAAAGTTCAATGGTGTTTTAAATATATTTAAGGCTGTTGTAAGCGGTGAAACTATATACCGCGAATTAAGAGATGATGATAGAAGACTGATTGATGATGTGCGGGATTTCATAGTGAATGTGAAGTATGATGTTTATGATGATCCTGATAAGCCTTTTAAATTCCATTATGAATATGATTTTCTGTTAGGTTTTTACGGTCTTGAGGTGATGAAAAAACTTAGAACAGATGCTTTAAGAGAGTTTTTCGATGTACGAAAACAAGCCCAAATCGCTGTTGCAAGTGTTTCTGATTCTGAAAAAAGACAGAAGTTGGAAGGTAGGTTGAAAGATCTTGAGCCTCGTGCTGTATCGTTTATGAGAAAGGCAGTTGAAAGGGGTAGTACCTATTTTGATTCCCTTGAGAATACTAATAATATGATTGCAAATATTTCTAATGAAGACGTTGTAAAAGAGTTTCTTGCAATCAAAACAGAAGCCGCTGATAAAGGTTATTAA
- a CDS encoding BTA121 domain-containing protein surface lipoprotein, translated as MIGKYTNALNALLVLLLLMLMLPVIGCDSKRDPRVGHVETLQAEAKGRHRRDVHDFVGDVIGAPADITRDGKPANKGDGAKEALSIDERISSLLNKLSLSEHNVTIRYVLAALTNNSDLRFEGDDSSDVSASLDILERANSDDVKDMIASVSRVLGAKAEANESVNRVSQPELKKNFRDDLNSVELQFKKELKLKVGGNPFSKDVREQHYKSGFIIIKNLADNSDTNINHLDGRISRALGAIKVLVTNPNAGARILPTLDDVSFDTFWKGLSSHELSELVRFHEEIQAIKARMPGQIDQVRGYMSRIDIDKEFKRASDNLYPSVLKEICNNSTNFDEAQEKINKFLSQFKGFEMIPEIVVKGEKIYSELNYADRKLVDDVRDFIVLRKYDVPRVRFDEHYEYDLLLGHYGLEHMKKLRTVNLKDFFDIREQAQKAVERVSDSKKRLKLEDKLRTLESDAALFMREEVRRDNPYFDFRLKNNGMVATDSGRKVIAEFYKLKEAADKAGGGA; from the coding sequence ATGATAGGAAAATATACCAATGCATTAAATGCATTATTAGTATTATTGTTGTTAATGTTGATGTTACCAGTAATAGGTTGTGATTCAAAACGGGATCCCCGTGTTGGTCATGTTGAAACATTACAAGCAGAAGCTAAAGGGAGGCATAGAAGAGATGTACATGATTTTGTAGGTGATGTTATTGGGGCGCCTGCAGATATAACGCGTGATGGGAAACCTGCAAATAAAGGTGATGGTGCTAAAGAAGCTCTAAGTATTGATGAGAGAATTTCAAGTTTACTTAACAAATTGAGCTTATCTGAGCATAATGTGACTATCAGATATGTATTGGCTGCTTTAACAAATAATAGTGATTTAAGGTTTGAAGGTGATGATTCAAGTGACGTGTCTGCCTCTTTGGATATACTTGAGAGGGCTAATAGTGATGATGTGAAGGATATGATAGCTAGTGTTAGTAGAGTTTTAGGAGCAAAAGCAGAAGCTAATGAATCTGTTAATAGAGTTAGTCAACCTGAATTAAAAAAGAACTTCAGAGATGATCTTAATAGTGTAGAACTCCAATTTAAAAAGGAGTTGAAACTTAAAGTAGGTGGTAATCCCTTTTCTAAGGATGTCCGTGAACAACATTATAAGAGTGGTTTTATTATTATTAAAAACCTAGCTGATAATTCAGATACGAATATAAATCATCTTGATGGAAGGATCAGTAGAGCACTTGGAGCGATTAAAGTTTTAGTAACTAATCCTAATGCTGGTGCTCGTATTCTTCCTACGCTTGATGATGTTAGTTTTGATACATTTTGGAAAGGATTAAGTTCTCATGAGCTTAGCGAGCTTGTTAGGTTCCATGAGGAGATCCAAGCTATAAAAGCACGAATGCCAGGACAGATTGATCAAGTTAGGGGATATATGTCACGAATTGATATTGACAAAGAATTTAAAAGGGCTTCTGATAATCTATATCCATCGGTTTTAAAGGAGATCTGCAATAATTCTACTAATTTTGATGAGGCTCAAGAAAAGATCAATAAGTTCTTATCACAGTTTAAAGGTTTTGAAATGATACCTGAGATTGTTGTAAAGGGTGAAAAGATATACAGCGAATTAAACTATGCGGATAGAAAATTGGTTGATGATGTGCGGGATTTCATAGTGCTTAGGAAGTATGATGTTCCTCGTGTAAGATTTGACGAGCATTATGAGTATGATCTTCTATTGGGTCATTACGGTCTTGAGCATATGAAAAAACTTAGAACAGTGAATTTAAAAGACTTTTTCGATATAAGAGAACAAGCCCAAAAAGCTGTTGAAAGAGTTTCTGATTCTAAAAAAAGACTCAAGTTGGAGGATAAGTTGAGAACTCTTGAGTCTGATGCTGCATTGTTTATGAGAGAGGAAGTTCGAAGGGATAATCCCTATTTTGATTTCCGTTTGAAGAATAATGGTATGGTTGCAACTGATTCTGGTAGAAAAGTTATAGCAGAATTTTATAAACTCAAAGAAGCCGCTGATAAAGCTGGTGGGGGAGCATAA